From the [Limnothrix rosea] IAM M-220 genome, the window TGTGGGTGAGCTGTGGGTGCAGGATGGTTTGTTGTTGGTTTTGGCTTTAGCGCTGTGTGGTTTTTCTGGCTATCGTCTATGGCAAAAAAATAGTGGCGAAAAACGGATGACGGTAGCCATTGAAGCTGATGAGCAGGCAATTCGTTTAGCAACACGGTTTGGGTACACTTTACCTAATGCCTATAAGAGTCTTGGTAGTGCTCTTAAAACGTTGATTGAGCAAACGCCCAATCGTCGTAAGCGCAAGGATTTTGAGACAAGATTACAGTTTTTGCGTAAGAGTGCTTCGAAGGCTAAAGCTCAAATGGAAGATAAAAAAGTGCGTCGCCCAAAAATGAGTTAGAACCCTCACTAATGGGCGATCGCCTTAATCTATTTAGATTTAAATAATTTTACTTAAGGGAGTAAATGAATTTCGACTCTAACCTTGCAGCCACGGCAGTTGGGTTAGAGTTTCGCCGTTAGTAAGGTGGTAGGTTTGTAGTCCTGTTTTTTGTGCACCTTTGATGTGGCGGATGGTGTCCTCAATGAAAAGGGTTTTAGCAGGGTCTAATTTTTGCTCGTCGATCACTTTTTGGAAAATACTAGGGTTTGGTTTGCGATCGCCGATGTGGTGGGAGTAGTAGGCCTTCTCGAACAGTTGATCTAGATGATCATAGCGATCGCCACAGGTTGACTGGAAAATCTCATCAAAGGCAAGCTTATGAATCGAGTTGGTATTAGACAATAGAAAGAGTCGTTTATGCTGACCCAAAGCTTCAAGGAGTTCGATGCGACTCAGGGGAATATCCAAAAGCATGGCGTTCCAAGCCCGATCGATGGCTTCGTCACTGCAATCAAGATTAAGGATATGGCGTAAACCATCCCGAAATTCCCATGCCGGAATCTGCCCCTTTTCAAAGGCATCGAATAATTCCGCCTGGTCGTCTTGGCTATAGGGAAAATCTTGCTCCTTATTATGCAGCGCATTAAAGGCCAATATTGTCTGGGGATAGTCAATATTGATAATCACGCCGCCGAGATCAAAAATAATCGCGTCAATGTTATTCAAATCCATAAATTCTGCGGTTACCCTTTGTTCTCACGTTTGATTTTAGCAAGTCACTAAAATACATTGAGTAAATTTCTAGGGCGATCGCCAAGTATCTCCGCTACCATGACCATTAGGAATTTTTTGGGAGAACCACAAGATGAGTGAAGCCACAGATTTTGTCACCGTGATGCACGACGATCTAGGGGAACACTACCAGCGCCTGATGCTGAAACATAAGGGCAATATCTCTGCTGACACCGCCCTGAACGTTGCGGCCACCCTCACCGCAGCCCAAAATAATGCAGCCTATCTCAGTATGCTCCAAGATGAAGTTGCGACATTGCGTAAGGCCATGATTGCCATCGAGAAAGCCCGCCAAAACGCGTAGGTTTTATTCTGGTTCTTAGTGGCGCAACGCCGCATTCGCAAGAGACATTGCCGTAATCGATGCTGTCACTGCTCGCAGAATAGATCGCCCCAAAGAAGCTGTTGTCATACCGTGGGCGATCGCCTGTTCAATTTCTGGCTCAGTCC encodes:
- a CDS encoding HAD family hydrolase; translated protein: MDLNNIDAIIFDLGGVIINIDYPQTILAFNALHNKEQDFPYSQDDQAELFDAFEKGQIPAWEFRDGLRHILNLDCSDEAIDRAWNAMLLDIPLSRIELLEALGQHKRLFLLSNTNSIHKLAFDEIFQSTCGDRYDHLDQLFEKAYYSHHIGDRKPNPSIFQKVIDEQKLDPAKTLFIEDTIRHIKGAQKTGLQTYHLTNGETLTQLPWLQG
- a CDS encoding DUF3318 domain-containing protein, coding for MTSYSTFSARAEMSELRRLKTLLPPELQSWVMVEGTTEVNPPLIRSEELGKDDIEIQIDLPKWENLAIDQRNLIFWHEVAKIQNDTIPREGWEMAALAIGLGGAVGELWVQDGLLLVLALALCGFSGYRLWQKNSGEKRMTVAIEADEQAIRLATRFGYTLPNAYKSLGSALKTLIEQTPNRRKRKDFETRLQFLRKSASKAKAQMEDKKVRRPKMS